From a single Oreochromis niloticus isolate F11D_XX linkage group LG4, O_niloticus_UMD_NMBU, whole genome shotgun sequence genomic region:
- the cbx7a gene encoding chromobox homolog 7a yields the protein MELSSIGDQVFAVESITNKRVRKGTVEYLLKWQGWPQKYSTWEPEDNILDPLLVLAYEENREKIRTLTYRRKGLRPRRPILRNVFAMDLRSAHKMTEKPPPRIRLSLTRSMSTDVDHVERGRMYQRQVRRNGRQRVAKGGRDSKRMHLQKKVEPMEEDWGVTSEEEKSDSTMGERCEGSLYGLSECSSPALLEQHDLELEVEEKVDGDLMPVSSHTWIDVMAECDSTPKPMLVRSQSNDSASASEATPGDAVSVSDRSDSDRGEEGWELVPERSNATSVIVSIRESRGTAGDAATVCSLAEVRKEEARGNDQIVAPETASPTADQPETVILTKVTINSVTVTFKEARVAEGFFRGY from the exons ATGGAGCTGTCTTCAATTGGAGACCAAGTGTTTGCAGTGGAGTCGATAACAAATAAGAGAGTGAGGAAG GGTACTGTGGAGTATCTATTGAAATGGCAGGGATGGCCCCAAAA GTACAGTACCTGGGAACCAGAGGACAATATTTTGGACCCTCTCCTTGTTCTGGCCTACGAGGAGAA CCGGGAGAAGATAAGAACTCTGACCTATCGCAGGAAAGGTCTTAGACCGAGGAGGCCCATCCTGCGG AATGTCTTTGCCATGGACCTCCGCAGCGCTCACAAGATGACGGAGAAGCCTCCGCCCCGCATTCGCCTCTCCCTCACCCGCTCCATGAGCACAGACGTGGACCACGTTGAGCGTGGCAGGATGTACCAGCGCCAGGTGAGGAGAAATGGCCGGCAGCGGGTGGCCAAAGGAGGGCGAGACAGCAAACGCATGCATCTGCAGAAGAAGGTGGAGCCCATGGAGGAGGACTGGGGCGTCACTAGTGAAGAAGAGAAGTCTGACAGCACCATGGGGGAGAGATGTGAAGGCAGTTTATATG gcctGTCAGAGTGCAGCTCACCTGCTCTGCTCGAGCAACATGACCTGGAgctggaggtggaggagaaggTGGATGGTGACCTGATGCCGGTAAGCTCGCACACATGGATCGACGTCATGGCCGAGTGCGATTCGACACCGAAGCCAATGCTTGTGCGCAGCCAATCAAACGACAGCGCCTCTGCATCTGAGGCCACACCGGGCGATGCGGTTTCTGTGAGCGACAGGTCAGATTCggacagaggagaggagggcTGGGAGTTGGTCCCGGAGAGAAGCAATGCAACCTCAGTGATAGTGAGCATTCGGGAGAGCAGAGGGACGGCAGGTGACGCTGCTACCGTCTGCTCCCTGGCTGAGGTGAGGAAGGAGGAAGCGAGAGGCAACGATCAGATCGTCGCCCCAGAGACTGCTTCCCCAACAGCAGACCAGCCGGAGACCGTCATCTTGACAAAAGTGACTATAAACTCTGTGACGGTGACATTTAAAGAAGCGAGGGTGGCCGAAGGCTTCTTTAGGGGCTACTGA